The proteins below are encoded in one region of Haloarcula marismortui ATCC 43049:
- a CDS encoding winged helix-turn-helix transcriptional regulator: MTDVFSDAESPLLPESLQQSVSLVSKKWHPAIIRCLATSDGLGYSDLEDRLDGVSAKVLTDALSELQEHDIIDRTEVSQQPLRVEYTLTERGDELEGVIQSLADWGETHLDSNDEERVVLIADDDTRVITMHETWLEDEYTVRTARDGKETLDQLDTDVDVVVLDRRMPGLTGDEVLDWIRSQRYDTRVVMATAEDPEVEILEMGFDEYLTKPVLKDELQSAVANLIERAEYNEQVRELLALRSKLALLEAEVPGDELAADDAYTRYQKRLETLEHDIENPSKAAETALEQLRANNTQ; encoded by the coding sequence ATGACTGATGTCTTTTCGGACGCTGAAAGTCCGCTCTTACCCGAATCTCTCCAGCAGAGCGTGTCTCTCGTCTCAAAGAAGTGGCATCCGGCCATCATCCGCTGTCTGGCGACGAGCGATGGACTGGGCTACAGCGACCTCGAGGACCGACTGGACGGTGTCTCCGCGAAGGTCCTAACCGACGCGTTATCTGAGCTTCAGGAACACGATATCATCGACCGGACCGAGGTCAGCCAGCAACCCCTCCGCGTTGAGTATACGCTAACCGAACGTGGGGATGAATTGGAGGGAGTCATTCAGTCGCTCGCGGACTGGGGCGAGACACATCTTGACAGTAACGATGAAGAACGCGTTGTCTTGATAGCTGACGACGATACGCGTGTCATCACCATGCATGAGACGTGGCTGGAAGACGAGTACACTGTCCGGACAGCACGAGATGGAAAGGAAACGCTAGACCAACTCGACACGGACGTGGATGTCGTCGTCCTTGACCGACGGATGCCGGGACTGACGGGTGATGAAGTGCTCGACTGGATCCGCTCGCAGCGCTACGACACTCGCGTGGTTATGGCCACTGCCGAAGACCCAGAAGTCGAAATCCTCGAGATGGGGTTCGACGAGTATCTCACCAAGCCGGTGCTGAAAGATGAGTTACAGTCGGCCGTGGCGAACCTTATCGAGCGAGCCGAGTACAACGAGCAAGTCAGGGAGTTGCTGGCACTCCGGTCGAAGCTAGCGCTGTTGGAGGCGGAAGTGCCGGGTGACGAGCTGGCAGCCGACGACGCGTACACCCGCTACCAGAAGCGCCTCGAGACGCTCGAACACGATATCGAGAACCCCTCAAAAGCCGCTGAAACAGCACTCGAACAACTACGGGCAAACAACACACAATGA
- a CDS encoding AI-2E family transporter → MNLSKGFVLTLIVTLLVLSAMLIRPFLQYILGAVLLAYVLYPLQIRLETYVSPMLAALSLVTLAVTGFVAPVVVVLASIMESADRILREFGTDPVQLDILESRIKGLTGVEVDIAGELVSSGRDIGTIIVERSTQAFSTITFHLIGIALALFLIYYLLKDGDDLVDWLHRTVPLPVDVQRDFYAEIDDVMLGVLFGHVFVAIVQGIVAGVGLAATGVPNAMFWTAVMVVLAMVPLIGTIPVWGGAVIYLYATDEPLLAVGLFLYSVIIVGLTDDYLRPFAVDRYAKLNPAVILLGILGGAYAFGVMGLLFGPVVLGALKAALRVGLDTWSQIDDGNIG, encoded by the coding sequence GTGAACCTCAGCAAGGGGTTTGTCCTCACCCTCATCGTCACCCTCCTCGTGCTATCAGCCATGCTGATACGGCCGTTTCTCCAGTACATTCTCGGTGCCGTCCTCCTCGCCTACGTCCTCTATCCGCTGCAGATCCGCCTCGAAACGTACGTCTCCCCGATGCTCGCTGCCCTCTCGCTTGTGACTCTGGCAGTCACCGGATTCGTCGCACCGGTCGTCGTCGTCCTCGCATCAATCATGGAGAGTGCCGACCGGATACTCCGAGAGTTCGGCACCGATCCGGTGCAACTCGACATACTCGAATCACGGATCAAGGGACTAACCGGAGTTGAGGTCGACATCGCCGGTGAACTCGTCAGCTCAGGGCGGGACATCGGGACGATCATAGTCGAACGGTCGACACAGGCGTTCAGTACGATCACCTTCCATCTCATCGGGATTGCGTTAGCACTCTTTCTCATCTACTACCTTCTCAAAGACGGCGATGATCTGGTCGACTGGCTCCACCGAACGGTGCCACTTCCAGTGGATGTCCAGCGTGACTTTTATGCCGAGATCGACGACGTGATGTTGGGTGTGCTCTTTGGCCACGTTTTCGTTGCCATCGTTCAGGGAATTGTCGCCGGAGTCGGACTCGCCGCCACTGGCGTCCCCAATGCGATGTTCTGGACGGCTGTCATGGTCGTGCTCGCGATGGTTCCACTCATCGGTACGATTCCCGTCTGGGGTGGGGCGGTAATCTACCTGTATGCCACGGACGAGCCCCTGCTTGCTGTCGGGTTATTCCTTTACAGTGTCATCATTGTTGGACTCACCGACGACTATCTCCGGCCGTTCGCCGTCGACAGGTACGCGAAGCTCAATCCGGCCGTCATCCTCCTCGGTATCCTCGGCGGGGCATACGCATTCGGGGTTATGGGACTGCTTTTCGGTCCCGTCGTCCTCGGGGCGCTCAAAGCCGCTCTCCGCGTCGGTCTGGATACCTGGTCTCAGATCGACGACGGAAACATTGGTTGA
- a CDS encoding ABC transporter substrate-binding protein, with translation MGGTNGETLQGLVDQFQSETDINANLVFQDSYEGVLTNTLSALDSGEVPDVFQIDSLFAQQVLDTDAVEPVENLLSDNYPVDDFLSNVTSFFTIDDTLTSMPFNNSNAILYYNRSAFKEAGLDPDSPPTTLEEVRSYSQTLVDEGVTEAGLTWPNHVWFVEHFYSVDGQTLLDAENGHAGQPTTMQTDNSTARSLYEWWHEMADNGLFSNPGIEAWGEATSTFLTGKAAMLMTSTASVTGIRSGAEENGFEVDNAFYPTIDGDRTGPVIGGASWFVPSGLPQERQDDIGSFLEFMGRPESQITWHKGTGYYPIRQSAVEQLENDGWFAENPMYRTAFDQLTQAESTPATKRMLIGPARQVQTTIQDMSVELFSGDVSVDEGLSELKSAVEDELDRYYS, from the coding sequence ATGGGCGGGACCAACGGTGAGACGCTGCAGGGGCTGGTCGACCAGTTCCAGTCCGAGACAGACATCAACGCCAACCTCGTGTTTCAGGACTCCTACGAGGGAGTGCTGACGAACACACTGAGCGCACTCGACTCCGGCGAGGTCCCTGATGTCTTCCAGATCGACAGTCTGTTCGCCCAGCAAGTCCTCGATACGGACGCAGTCGAGCCCGTCGAGAACTTGCTCTCCGACAACTACCCGGTCGATGACTTTCTGTCGAACGTGACCTCGTTTTTCACCATCGATGATACGCTCACATCGATGCCGTTCAACAACTCAAACGCTATTCTCTATTACAACCGGTCGGCGTTCAAGGAAGCCGGGCTTGACCCGGACAGCCCACCGACCACGCTGGAGGAAGTGCGTAGCTACTCACAGACGCTCGTCGACGAAGGAGTCACCGAAGCCGGGCTCACCTGGCCGAACCACGTCTGGTTCGTCGAGCACTTCTACTCCGTCGACGGACAGACGCTACTTGACGCCGAGAACGGCCATGCCGGCCAACCGACGACGATGCAGACGGACAACAGTACGGCCCGGTCGCTGTACGAGTGGTGGCACGAAATGGCTGACAACGGTCTGTTCAGCAACCCCGGGATCGAGGCCTGGGGGGAAGCAACGTCCACATTCCTTACCGGGAAAGCCGCTATGTTGATGACCTCGACGGCATCGGTCACTGGTATCCGCTCCGGCGCGGAGGAGAACGGATTCGAGGTGGACAACGCCTTCTACCCAACAATTGACGGTGACCGAACCGGGCCGGTTATCGGTGGTGCTTCGTGGTTCGTTCCCTCCGGACTGCCACAGGAGCGCCAGGACGACATCGGCAGCTTCCTCGAATTCATGGGACGACCGGAGTCACAGATCACCTGGCACAAGGGGACCGGCTACTACCCGATCCGACAGAGCGCTGTCGAACAGCTCGAAAACGACGGCTGGTTTGCGGAGAACCCAATGTACCGAACCGCATTCGACCAGTTGACACAGGCCGAGAGCACGCCGGCGACGAAGCGAATGCTCATCGGCCCAGCTCGACAGGTCCAGACAACAATTCAAGATATGTCAGTCGAGCTGTTCAGTGGCGATGTCAGCGTCGACGAGGGGCTCTCCGAGCTGAAGTCGGCTGTCGAGGACGAACTGGACCGATACTACAGCTAA
- a CDS encoding carbohydrate ABC transporter permease, translated as MSTREVFTDRLQAGVLLLPTMVVSLVFLYYPTVRAVGLSLYRASLARGDVFVGLENYRRLASSSEYLRSVLISVLFAACVVVGVMAVALCISFLIHEIDVGKGLYLVAVIWPYALPPAVAGLVFLFIAHPNIGIFTSYIEAFGVDVNWFSNGPQAFVVVLIAAVWKQVGYNVIFMTAALGNVPESLTETAELDGVSRTRRLLRVYVPIISPTLVFLVIMNTIYGFFGTFAMVDLMTKGGPAGATNILIYDLYRTAFQFYEFGFASAKSVVLFVAVGLLMYGQFRLSDRYAYYGG; from the coding sequence ATGTCCACGCGCGAAGTCTTCACAGACCGCCTGCAGGCCGGCGTGTTGCTGTTACCGACGATGGTCGTATCGCTGGTGTTCCTCTACTACCCGACGGTCCGTGCAGTTGGACTCAGTTTGTACCGGGCCTCGCTTGCCCGAGGTGACGTGTTCGTCGGGCTAGAGAACTACAGACGGTTAGCCAGCTCCTCGGAGTATCTCCGGAGCGTCCTGATATCGGTACTGTTCGCTGCGTGTGTCGTCGTCGGCGTGATGGCCGTTGCCCTGTGCATCTCCTTCCTTATCCACGAGATTGATGTCGGAAAGGGACTGTATCTGGTGGCGGTTATCTGGCCGTACGCACTGCCGCCGGCCGTCGCCGGGCTTGTGTTCCTGTTCATTGCACACCCGAACATCGGCATCTTCACGAGCTACATCGAGGCCTTTGGCGTCGATGTCAACTGGTTCAGCAATGGTCCGCAGGCGTTCGTCGTCGTGCTGATCGCCGCGGTGTGGAAGCAGGTCGGGTACAACGTTATCTTCATGACAGCCGCACTCGGCAACGTCCCCGAGTCGCTGACTGAGACCGCCGAACTCGATGGCGTTTCCCGAACGCGGCGACTGCTCCGCGTGTACGTCCCGATCATCTCGCCGACGCTCGTGTTTCTGGTCATCATGAACACGATCTACGGCTTTTTCGGGACGTTCGCGATGGTCGACCTCATGACCAAGGGTGGGCCCGCCGGTGCGACGAACATCCTCATCTATGACCTTTACCGGACCGCCTTCCAGTTCTACGAGTTCGGCTTCGCCTCGGCGAAGTCCGTTGTGCTGTTCGTCGCCGTCGGGCTGTTGATGTACGGTCAGTTCCGGCTGAGCGACAGATATGCCTACTACGGAGGATAA
- a CDS encoding Zn-ribbon domain-containing OB-fold protein has protein sequence MTGSDLDATDPRTLPGFFDALADGELLGGVCADCGQVLLPPRPACYACGSRAVDVESQSREGQIFSYTAVHTPPPAFEADAPYTVAVVELADGGRLLGRVAADYADVTIGDPVELTVREPTATEQEIALDYETDWPVHVFEPR, from the coding sequence ATGACGGGCAGCGACCTCGATGCGACCGACCCGCGGACGCTACCGGGCTTCTTCGACGCCCTCGCAGACGGCGAACTTCTGGGCGGAGTCTGTGCGGACTGTGGACAGGTCCTGTTGCCGCCGCGACCGGCCTGCTACGCCTGTGGCAGTCGCGCTGTCGACGTCGAATCGCAGTCCCGCGAGGGCCAGATATTCTCGTACACAGCGGTCCACACGCCGCCGCCGGCCTTCGAAGCGGACGCGCCCTACACGGTCGCCGTCGTGGAACTCGCGGACGGTGGCCGCCTGCTTGGGCGCGTCGCCGCCGACTACGCCGATGTCACCATCGGGGACCCGGTCGAACTCACGGTGCGTGAGCCGACGGCCACAGAGCAGGAAATCGCCCTTGACTACGAGACCGACTGGCCGGTTCACGTCTTTGAGCCGCGATGA
- a CDS encoding thiolase C-terminal domain-containing protein, with product MPEPVIASVGASPLGRTDLPGRDLFSVALAEAFDELPDPAEIVEAVYVGNQSESYEHQIMHGTLLAEWAGLRHVPAERVEGCAAAGALALRHAVKDVRNGEHEAVLACGVEKMTSAGTSGATDALSAAFDRAIEQRSGITAPSQYALLGQRYLYETDATERDLAEIAVKNHANAARNPRAQFPKEIDVATVLESDPVAPPLKLYDCAPVGDGAAAVLVTTAELAAELDQPQVRVAGSGASANNIAVAERDMTDIAGARVATETAYEEAGIDATAVDIAEVHDAFTVCEALLAEAAGFAPAGTGYQSYLPPAERADGWTDVQLSPSGGLKARGHPIGATGLLQALEAYEQLTGGAGDRAVEGAETALLLNEGGVGDAVTVSHVLTTAEAP from the coding sequence ATGCCAGAGCCAGTCATCGCATCGGTCGGTGCCTCACCGCTCGGCCGCACAGACCTCCCGGGCCGCGACCTGTTCTCAGTGGCCCTTGCAGAGGCGTTCGACGAACTGCCCGACCCCGCCGAGATCGTCGAGGCGGTGTACGTCGGGAACCAGTCGGAGAGCTACGAACACCAGATCATGCACGGGACGCTACTGGCCGAATGGGCCGGCCTCCGTCACGTCCCCGCCGAGCGGGTTGAGGGGTGTGCCGCCGCGGGCGCGCTCGCGCTACGCCATGCAGTCAAGGACGTTCGCAACGGCGAACACGAGGCGGTGCTTGCCTGCGGCGTCGAAAAAATGACGTCTGCGGGCACCAGCGGCGCGACAGATGCGCTCTCGGCGGCATTCGACCGCGCCATCGAGCAACGCTCCGGCATCACCGCACCCAGCCAGTACGCACTGCTCGGCCAGCGGTACCTCTACGAGACCGACGCCACGGAGCGAGACCTTGCCGAGATCGCAGTGAAGAACCACGCCAACGCCGCTCGCAACCCCCGGGCGCAGTTCCCGAAAGAGATCGACGTGGCGACCGTGCTGGAATCGGACCCCGTCGCCCCGCCGCTGAAGCTCTACGACTGTGCGCCGGTCGGAGACGGTGCCGCCGCCGTCCTCGTGACGACCGCCGAACTGGCGGCCGAGCTTGACCAACCACAGGTGCGCGTCGCTGGCAGTGGGGCTTCTGCGAACAACATCGCGGTCGCTGAGCGAGATATGACCGATATCGCGGGCGCTCGCGTTGCCACCGAGACGGCCTACGAGGAAGCAGGCATCGACGCCACGGCCGTCGACATCGCGGAGGTCCACGACGCTTTCACCGTTTGCGAGGCGCTGCTTGCCGAGGCCGCCGGCTTCGCTCCCGCAGGAACGGGCTATCAGAGCTACCTGCCACCAGCGGAGCGGGCTGACGGCTGGACGGACGTGCAGTTGAGCCCGAGTGGGGGACTGAAGGCCCGCGGTCACCCTATCGGTGCCACCGGGCTCTTGCAGGCGCTCGAAGCCTACGAACAGCTCACGGGCGGTGCGGGCGACCGGGCAGTCGAGGGTGCCGAGACAGCTCTGTTGCTCAACGAAGGGGGCGTCGGGGATGCCGTCACCGTCAGCCACGTGCTCACGACGGCGGAGGCACCATGA
- a CDS encoding amphi-Trp domain-containing protein, producing the protein MPEEVLFKSESDQSREAIASYLRKVADNLDSGADITLKAGSETVTLAPPARPTFEVKAEREGPAGNMTELSVEFELEWDETDDGDGSGSGQLEIE; encoded by the coding sequence ATGCCTGAAGAAGTTCTGTTCAAGTCAGAAAGTGACCAGAGCCGAGAAGCAATTGCATCGTACCTCCGGAAAGTCGCGGACAATCTCGACAGCGGAGCCGATATCACCCTGAAAGCTGGCTCTGAGACTGTAACGCTGGCTCCCCCTGCCCGGCCAACCTTTGAAGTCAAAGCTGAGCGTGAAGGTCCAGCAGGTAACATGACTGAACTGAGTGTCGAGTTCGAACTCGAATGGGACGAGACTGATGACGGGGACGGCAGCGGAAGTGGGCAGCTAGAAATCGAGTAA
- a CDS encoding NADH:flavin oxidoreductase — protein MTLFDSTTLNELPLDNRVGLAPMTRVSATDDGRATAEMAQYYQRFADGGFSFLITEGTYPDEAHSQGYLNQPGLATDTQAASWQQVTETVHEAGVPIFAQLMHAGAQSQGNPHVAGEQTIAPSAVQPDGQKAEAYGGSGDFPTPKAATVDELADIRDSFVTSAQNAIDAGFDGVEIHGANGYLLHEFLSADFNQRDDEYGGEPANRVRYPREVVAAVDEATPADFVVGIRVSQSTALDEDHRWPEGEDAAAVFFEELSAAGADYIHVTEPDATTPAFGDDGPTLAEAAAEYAADETVIIDNGGLGTPDAAREKIDAGADLVTLATSALANPDWPDKVEAGEELTAFDPAKFLAPSAALSEHEVQTGGASADD, from the coding sequence GTGACACTGTTCGACTCGACGACACTCAACGAGCTGCCATTAGATAACCGAGTTGGCCTTGCTCCGATGACACGGGTGAGCGCCACTGACGACGGCCGTGCGACGGCGGAGATGGCCCAGTACTATCAGCGGTTCGCTGACGGTGGGTTCTCGTTTCTCATTACAGAGGGGACGTATCCCGACGAAGCACATAGCCAGGGGTATCTGAACCAGCCCGGACTGGCGACCGACACGCAGGCAGCGTCTTGGCAACAGGTTACGGAGACAGTCCACGAGGCTGGTGTCCCGATTTTCGCACAATTGATGCATGCCGGTGCACAGAGTCAGGGGAATCCGCATGTTGCGGGGGAACAGACGATCGCCCCCTCAGCGGTACAACCGGACGGGCAAAAGGCCGAAGCCTACGGCGGAAGCGGAGACTTCCCGACGCCCAAAGCAGCCACGGTCGATGAGCTTGCCGACATCCGTGATTCATTCGTCACCTCGGCGCAGAACGCCATCGACGCGGGGTTCGACGGCGTCGAAATCCACGGTGCGAACGGGTATCTCCTTCACGAATTCCTCTCGGCTGACTTCAACCAGCGTGACGACGAGTACGGCGGTGAACCCGCAAATCGGGTACGCTATCCGCGCGAGGTTGTCGCTGCGGTCGACGAGGCCACACCTGCCGATTTCGTTGTCGGTATCCGAGTCTCACAGTCGACGGCCCTTGATGAAGACCACCGGTGGCCCGAAGGCGAGGACGCCGCCGCGGTGTTCTTCGAGGAACTGTCGGCGGCTGGGGCCGACTACATCCACGTTACTGAACCCGATGCGACCACGCCAGCGTTTGGCGACGATGGACCAACCCTGGCCGAGGCCGCGGCCGAATACGCCGCGGATGAGACGGTCATCATCGACAACGGCGGGCTTGGGACGCCTGACGCGGCCCGCGAGAAGATCGATGCCGGTGCCGACCTCGTAACACTGGCAACGAGTGCACTCGCCAATCCGGATTGGCCTGACAAAGTCGAAGCGGGCGAGGAACTGACTGCGTTCGACCCTGCAAAATTCCTCGCGCCGTCCGCTGCACTCTCCGAGCATGAAGTGCAGACAGGCGGTGCCTCAGCCGACGACTGA
- a CDS encoding CNNM domain-containing protein, whose amino-acid sequence MPISLVTWLRLFGGVALLLGNSFFVTTEFAMTRVRQFEEDAFLGNGRGLERAWNMTKRLEIFLTGCQVGITICSVGLGVVAEPAITAVLEPLLGAVGVTGGGHTTLSVLLALVVVNLMHVIIGEQAPTYLGIERAKLVAGYGSGPLYVWTKLMYPVIIAADWVAKALLGLFGVEISRSWTESEAESAPATTRAELRSEMGESLSRLDISEERRSEVINALDIGATPVSEIMVARSDIVALSTTDDFETNMDRIDGMPYVRFPLIEDSVDSFIGVVYAPTVLHNYEMLYSGATTLEELATPPLTVAAKTTISDFIDRCQAENQELALVVADDDIVGLLTATDAFEAITGELEDPMDRAAE is encoded by the coding sequence ATGCCTATCTCGCTGGTAACGTGGCTCCGTCTGTTCGGTGGTGTCGCCTTACTTCTGGGAAACAGCTTCTTTGTCACGACCGAGTTCGCGATGACCCGCGTCAGGCAATTTGAGGAGGACGCGTTTCTCGGCAACGGACGTGGACTTGAACGCGCCTGGAACATGACCAAGCGGCTGGAGATATTCCTCACAGGCTGTCAGGTCGGAATCACCATCTGTAGTGTCGGGCTGGGAGTTGTCGCTGAGCCGGCTATCACAGCAGTGCTGGAGCCCCTGCTGGGCGCGGTTGGCGTCACCGGCGGCGGACACACGACGCTGTCCGTGCTCCTCGCGCTGGTAGTGGTCAATCTCATGCACGTTATCATCGGCGAGCAGGCACCGACGTATCTGGGAATCGAGCGTGCCAAGCTCGTCGCCGGATACGGCTCGGGCCCGCTGTACGTCTGGACAAAACTCATGTATCCGGTAATCATCGCAGCGGACTGGGTGGCCAAGGCGTTGCTGGGCCTCTTCGGCGTCGAAATATCCCGTTCGTGGACTGAATCGGAAGCCGAAAGCGCTCCCGCAACCACTCGCGCCGAACTGCGCAGCGAGATGGGTGAGTCACTCAGCCGCCTCGATATCTCCGAAGAGCGACGGAGTGAAGTTATCAATGCCCTCGATATCGGCGCGACACCAGTCAGTGAGATCATGGTTGCTCGCAGTGACATCGTCGCGCTCTCGACGACTGACGACTTCGAGACGAACATGGACCGGATCGACGGAATGCCATACGTCCGCTTTCCGTTGATCGAAGACTCAGTTGACTCGTTCATCGGCGTCGTCTACGCGCCGACGGTGTTGCACAACTACGAAATGCTGTATTCGGGGGCAACCACACTGGAAGAGCTGGCAACCCCGCCGCTGACCGTCGCTGCTAAAACGACTATCAGTGACTTCATCGACCGGTGTCAGGCCGAAAATCAGGAACTCGCCCTCGTGGTTGCAGATGACGATATCGTTGGTCTCCTCACTGCGACAGACGCGTTCGAGGCGATCACCGGTGAACTCGAAGACCCGATGGATCGCGCGGCCGAGTGA
- a CDS encoding IS4-like element ISHma1 family transposase produces MRRLTTLFPSEFLEEHAEELGVVEREGKLQIPVLVWALVFGFAAGESRTLAGFRRCYNATADEPISSGGFYHRLTPTLAEYLRDLVEAALDEVAVPDAVDADIDRFRDVMIADGTVLRLHEFLSDEFQARHEEQAGAKLHLLHNATDQTIERIDVTDEKTHDSALFKTGSWLQGRLVLFDRAYFKYRRFALIDENDGYFVSRLKQNANPVITAELREWRGRAIPLEGKQIHDVVNDLSRKYIDVEVEAEFKRGQYEGTRSLDTKRFRVVGVRNEDADDYHLYITNLPREEFLPADLATLYRCRWEVETLFRELKTQYELDEFDTNNPDVVKILLYAALLSLLVSRELLDLVTEQADDEIVFPPERWAATFRSHAQLILHELGEYLGYSPPPLLERLIEDAQKIHQQRPILQETLATATQPRCES; encoded by the coding sequence ATGCGTCGGCTCACTACACTGTTTCCCTCCGAGTTCCTCGAAGAGCACGCCGAGGAACTCGGCGTGGTCGAGCGAGAGGGCAAGCTTCAGATTCCTGTCCTCGTGTGGGCGCTCGTGTTCGGCTTCGCCGCAGGCGAGAGCCGAACACTCGCTGGGTTTAGACGCTGCTACAACGCTACAGCTGACGAACCGATCTCTTCTGGCGGTTTCTATCACCGGTTGACGCCTACTCTTGCAGAGTATCTCCGCGACCTCGTCGAGGCCGCGCTCGACGAGGTCGCTGTCCCTGATGCTGTTGACGCTGATATCGACCGATTCAGGGACGTGATGATCGCTGATGGAACCGTGTTGCGGTTGCACGAGTTCCTCTCTGATGAGTTTCAAGCCCGCCACGAGGAGCAGGCTGGAGCGAAGCTCCACCTGCTCCACAACGCCACCGACCAGACGATTGAACGGATCGATGTGACTGATGAGAAAACGCACGACAGCGCGCTGTTCAAGACGGGATCGTGGCTGCAAGGACGACTGGTTCTATTTGATCGGGCGTACTTCAAATACCGCCGCTTTGCGTTGATCGACGAGAACGACGGCTACTTTGTGAGTCGGCTGAAGCAGAACGCAAATCCGGTGATAACGGCGGAATTACGGGAATGGCGCGGCCGCGCCATTCCCTTGGAGGGCAAGCAGATCCACGACGTGGTCAATGATCTCTCGCGGAAGTACATCGACGTAGAGGTGGAAGCAGAATTCAAGCGCGGCCAGTACGAGGGAACTCGGTCGCTGGACACGAAGCGGTTTCGCGTCGTCGGCGTCCGCAACGAGGACGCCGACGACTACCACCTGTACATCACGAATCTGCCGAGAGAGGAGTTTCTCCCGGCGGATCTAGCGACGCTGTATCGGTGTCGATGGGAGGTAGAAACGTTGTTCCGTGAGTTGAAAACGCAGTACGAACTGGACGAATTCGACACGAACAACCCTGATGTCGTGAAAATTCTACTATACGCTGCGTTGCTGTCACTGCTGGTGAGCCGAGAGTTGTTGGATCTGGTCACCGAGCAGGCCGACGATGAGATCGTGTTTCCGCCGGAACGCTGGGCGGCGACCTTCCGGTCGCACGCCCAGCTCATCCTCCACGAACTCGGTGAGTACCTCGGCTACTCGCCACCGCCGTTGCTGGAGCGGCTGATCGAGGATGCTCAGAAGATCCACCAACAACGACCGATCTTACAAGAGACGCTCGCTACCGCTACACAACCGAGGTGTGAGTCTTAG
- a CDS encoding response regulator gives MQGNTDSGDNHASVLLVGATPMDARVISCGLKREDISMDIAADVRTVIDRLTTMCEDETTVASSCLVAIDFTTAPADGLTVLNAIRASPRLQTLPAIALVNHTVAPDEAKERIQSAYEHGVNGHISGASDIETYADAIQEFAAFWFSQVSLPPQSLYSDSATISYD, from the coding sequence ATGCAGGGCAACACAGATTCCGGGGACAACCATGCGAGTGTCCTGCTCGTCGGTGCAACCCCAATGGATGCCAGAGTGATCTCTTGTGGGCTCAAGCGCGAAGACATCTCAATGGACATTGCAGCAGATGTCCGCACAGTAATCGACCGCCTGACGACAATGTGTGAGGACGAGACCACTGTGGCGTCCTCCTGTCTCGTCGCTATCGACTTCACGACGGCCCCGGCCGACGGGCTAACCGTGCTCAACGCGATACGGGCGAGCCCCCGACTGCAGACGCTTCCAGCTATTGCGCTTGTCAATCACACAGTGGCCCCAGACGAGGCGAAAGAGCGCATACAGAGTGCGTACGAGCACGGCGTGAACGGACATATCTCGGGTGCCAGCGACATTGAGACCTACGCCGATGCCATTCAGGAGTTCGCCGCATTCTGGTTCAGCCAGGTGTCGCTACCGCCACAGTCGTTATATTCCGACAGTGCAACAATATCGTATGACTGA